From a region of the Triticum aestivum cultivar Chinese Spring chromosome 7D, IWGSC CS RefSeq v2.1, whole genome shotgun sequence genome:
- the LOC123168756 gene encoding probable carboxylesterase 12 yields the protein MAATGGSDEEVHFDFFPLVRQYKSGRVERFFNFPPIPAGVDPATGVVSRDVVIDPANGLWARVFLPPGAAGKLPVLVYFHGGAYVIGSASDPMTHNYLNGLVAAANVLAVALEYRLAPEHPLPAAYDDSWEGLKWVASHATGGGAAEPWLLDHGDFSRVFLAGGSAGGTIAHVMAVRAGERGALPGGVGIKGVIVVHPYFSGAAEIGKEATTGKAEKAKADAFWRFLYPGSPGLDDPLSNPFSEAAGGSAARIAGDRVLVCVAEKDGLRDRGVWYYENLKASGYGGEVELLESMDEDHVFYCMKPRCEKAIELQDRILSFLRK from the coding sequence ATGGCGGCGACGGGCGGCTCGGACGAGGAGGTGCACTTCGACTTCTTCCCGCTCGTCCGCCAGTACAAGAGCGGCCGCGTGGAGCGCTTCTTCAACTTCCCCCCGATCCCGGCCGGCGTCGACCCCGCCACGGGCGTCGTCTCCAGGGACGTCGTCATCGACCCGGCCAACGGCCTCTGGGCGCGCGTCTTCCTCCCGCCCGGCGCCGCCGGCAAGCTCCCCGTCCTCGTCTACTTCCACGGCGGCGCCTACGTCATCGGCTCCGCGTCCGACCCCATGACGCACAACTACCTCAACGGCCTCGTCGCCGCGGCCAACGTCCTCGCGGTGGCGCTCGAGTACCGCCTCGCGCCGGAGCACCCGCTCCCCGCGGCATACGACGACTCCTGGGAGGGGCTCAAGTGGGTGGCCTCCCACGCCACGGGCGGCGGCGCAGCAGAGCCGTGGCTGCTCGACCACGGCGACTTCTCCCGCGTGTTCCTGGCGGGCGGCAGCGCCGGGGGCACCATCGCGCACGTCATGGCCGTGCGCGCCGGCGAGCGGGGCGCCCTCCCCGGCGGGGTCGGCATCAAGGGGGTCATCGTGGTGCACCCctacttcagcggcgcggcggagaTCGGCAAGGAGGCGACCACGGGGAAGGCGGAGAAGGCCAAGGCCGACGCCTTCTGGCGGTTCCTCTACCCGGGCTCGCCGGGGCTGGACGACCCGCTGTCCAACCCGTTCTCGGAGGCGGCCGGCGGCAGCGCGGCGCGCATCGCCGGCGACCGCGTGCTCGTCTGCGTCGCCGAGAAGGACGGCCTCCGGGACAGGGGCGTCTGGTACTACGAGAACCTCAAGGCGAGCGGCTACGGCGGCGAGGTGGAGCTGCTCGAGTCCATGGACGAGGACCACGTCTTCTACTGCATGAAGCCGCGGTGTGAGAAAGCGATCGAGTTGCAGGACCGCATCCTCAGCTTCCTCCGCAAGTGA
- the LOC123169184 gene encoding 2-hydroxyisoflavanone dehydratase-like, translating into MAATGGSDEEVYFDFFPLVRQYKSGRVERFFNFPPIPAGVDPATGVTSKDVVIDPANGLWARVFLPPGAAGRLPVLVYFHGGAYVIGSASDPMTHNYLNGLVAAANVLAVALEYRLAPEHPLPAAYDDSWEGLKWVASHAAGGGAAAEPWLVDHGDFSRVFLAGGSAGGTIAHVMAVRAGEQGALPGGVGIKGTIVVHPYFSGAAEIGKEATTGKAEKAKADAFWRFLYPGSPGLDDPLSNPFSEAAGGSAARIAGDRVLVCVAEKDGLRDRGVWYYESLKACGYGGEVELLESMDEDHVFYCMKPRSEKAIELQDRILGFLRK; encoded by the coding sequence ATGGCGGCGACGGGCGGCTCGGACGAGGAGGTGTACTTCGACTTCTTCCCGCTCGTCCGCCAGTACAAGAGCGGCCGCGTGGAGCGCTTCTTCAACTTCCCCCCGATCCCGGCCGGCGTCGACCCCGCCACGGGCGTCACCTCCAAGGACGTCGTCATCGACCCGGCCAACGGCCTCTGGGCGCGCGTCTTCCTCCCGCCCGGCGCCGCCGGCAGGCTCCCCGTCCTCGTCTACTTCCACGGCGGCGCCTACGTCATCGGCTCCGCGTCCGACCCCATGACGCACAACTACCTCAACGGCCTCGTCGCCGCGGCCAACGTCCTCGCGGTGGCGCTAGAGTACCGCCTCGCGCCGGAGCACCCGCTCCCCGCGGCCTACGACGACTCCTGGGAGGGGCTCAAGTGGGTGGCGTCCCACGCCGCGGGCGGCGGAGCCGCCGCCGAGCCGTGGCTGGTCGACCACGGCGACTTCTCCCGCGTGTTCCTGGCGGGCGGCAGCGCCGGGGGCACCATCGCGCACGTCATGGCCGTGCGCGCCGGCGAGCAGGGCGCCCTCCCCGGCGGGGTCGGCATCAAGGGGACCATCGTGGTGCACCCctacttcagcggcgcggcggagaTCGGCAAAGAGGCGACCACGGGGAAGGCGGAGAAGGCCAAGGCCGACGCCTTCTGGCGGTTCCTCTACCCGGGCTCGCCGGGGCTGGACGACCCGCTGTCCAACCCGTTCTCCGAGGCGGCCGGCGGCAGCGCGGCGCGCATCGCCGGCGACCGCGTGCTCGTCTGCGTCGCCGAGAAGGACGGCCTCCGGGACAGGGGCGTCTGGTACTACGAGAGCCTCAAGGCGTGCGGCTACGGCGGCGAGGTGGAGCTGCTCGAGTCCATGGACGAGGACCACGTCTTCTACTGCATGAAGCCGCGGTCCGAGAAAGCGATCGAGTTGCAGGACCGCATCCTCGGATTCCTCCGCAAATGA